One window of Colias croceus chromosome 6, ilColCroc2.1 genomic DNA carries:
- the LOC123692611 gene encoding protein javelin translates to MGAGHSADGDAGAYASDPPASERKKGHSRRRRHSVDSVASYSSQNHVDRIRTQNFSAASCQDDSDFGSIKTSLFRRSSSNLEYPAKRPDSVTSNTSSTRSRLREFVERKSSQDEHRSGANPVVDIQYFENPAETLEFDSPRNSLDSRKNQDERPKKRKLSKTKEPNDTKNKKQEKYQSKLADYYKLPVQLPQDEFYQHLTRSRAAEEFLQKRFSNSETEFSGSYGRLCKHRDIEGSNLRRSRSLAVIREETFTDLQIQNHGKNKRSQLIPRARLFDKPCFKDRLTGRTKYQTKEEVLEGIYIDSTVSCFADINRQGQEESNPAPVTSDNNSAKEGSVCNESQHSKSANGSWANLTEETKQINLSEDSIGHSRNPSEIDSLDSNYVRKHYNFEAHLKNCKEGSPSTGRSLASPSCKDLYIATDEHDSENECRLKSKTPNSACKERGPSAQSQRNNYNEIDSCHVDDHVTYDKISIQSKEIDVKDNQTDLYGNCNEIKDNGDSQSIISENDGTISSPPDSITSYISISIASSTEKSHKLEYLAHSLAEKIDEYCDSQNRESNQISTKSPVLNSENQPDKEPIYTSVQKKKTFADLRRESFARKQNSYQENINNGHADTYVSRTYIDTETYDKRNTCASKNITTEPFVTTLIENQYYSLPDINISKCLRKSERIDAQLREEDPEDNPCENTYEVAQTHFREILCNKSNENYGQLNKSLINITSDHKLSHNTSIYLPEYSEPQSLQNCTKLEDDLKSIITIESSNADDHAKEFLLDNHQNEREINEIEGTIRNTKLVTKSESLAVNSDSINRQEYKILKSFSNDNIPKSVTGKAKTNIKKHYSLRQRDPVDSVPIPSPDTVIRGLRNKDTSRVFSNPSFAEEIKNHCLLSRVKSFKSSQHSKIDIVPLSGHQTLVIDPPLNQSTDKPRPTKHLEEEFTTCSKNNNDKVISSYEETPDTIKPCETQTKETNSSETKESFFTIKLNKVVKTNLQKLHANTCDHIDLNTQQVINKPPSKLIIKDHKNYSLTRQFDTTNSKMTRPQILQVVDSKSKKYNNTLEKSKPCEKLETNNNKGEDNQDSNDLSRVPKMENCQVKDKLDDAIKTDIEYQVKINSVKNYWSQLIDKSPDHLNKQEKEESDLPNQLNQGEDNEVEKKISKPLSKDNTSFIPEVSVGKIIKSLENVKIVDSIKKISQAKLQLWKDDTEKVKSDSEIEEAPIEKIVKDNVNTQNFYQTPKTENNKQKTESDSYRDTPEIEIVELSSDDNQNQKTQATLIKAKGYEKGCDDFDHVRYKVMKSELFKNSMIANYRKEAQFDGLLQYLQDYSFQELLTNNNIVIIEPVRTKVEPAPKKINNTDPYKIHPSQLKKNECLSQTEKTKNAIRRHFFYHPIRVNKEIIEEELPNPDTVKKVRNLFEDTLKMKSPMTQDPPLVEENVGLTRRSTSYRNLTEEVKSNKSVGRKKIVRQLTIDTNFGHKKWDNASLSSGVSSGDLSSNNDYEADALSPYSNKNIKDNAYSSSEEYLCDSANQDFCCESQYVSPDILKKIRECGTSVTYYGGKVLNSKMGSNVSPMTKAIMDEIKSLQRNCSTNCYSCQTKCKGEKCACLIADKHRQNLAEKESQRAIESENISTPEKQLRTDHFPGFKFKLVKSNSCSSRLELTGTDDNKTLKRFRRQNSKDDPPLVHDEENSVKNKICRLESYSKGQIKTPIKIKNNDEKTKYQSEQSKNTELKIKDSVNNENKSSTDQETDSQKDQIQDIASGDNHSFEKKFYYVNNNLEYNKVDTVGKFGEMVFEEFEVLENCYDSLNSNKSLK, encoded by the exons ACATTCGGTGGACTCGGTCGCGTCGTATTCTAGCCAGAATCACGTTGACCGAATACGGACTCAAAATTTCTCAGCGGCTTCTTGTCAAGACGATAGTGACTTTGGATCGATTAAAACAAGTCTCTTCAGGAGGTCTTCATCCAACTTAGAATATCCGGCGAAACGTCCAGACAGCGTCACTTCCAACACAAGCTCTACAAGAAGCCGCCTTCGAGAATTTGTTGAAAGGAAATCGAGTCAGGACGAACATAGATCCGGCGCAAATCCCGTCGTTGATATACAATACTTTGAAAATCCCGCGGAAACGCTAGAATTTGACAGTCCACGCAATTCGCTTGATTCGAGAAAGAATCAAGACGAACGCCCAAAGAAAAGGAAGTTATCAAAAACTAAAGAACCAAACGATactaagaataaaaaacaGGAGAAGTATCAGAGCAAATTAGCAGACTATTACAAATTACCCGTTCAACTGCCCCAGGACGAGTTTTATCAGCACTTGACCAGGTCACGCGCGGCAGAAGAGTTCTTGCAAAAACGCTTTTCTAACTCCGAAACTGAGTTTAGTGGAAGCTACGGCAGGTTGTGCAAGCACAGAGACATTGAAGGCTCCAATTTACGCCGCAGTAGAAGCTTAGCAGTCATAAGAGAGGAAACATTTACGGACCTTCAAATACAAAACCACGGGAAAAATAAGAGATCTCAGCTAATTCCACGAGCTCGTTTATTTGATAAACCTTGTTTTAAAGACAG GTTAACGGGTCGTACCAAATACCAAACTAAGGAAGAAGTCTTAGAAGGAATATATATCGACAGCACAGTTTCGTGTTTTGCTGATATTAATAGACAAGGACAGGAGGAATCTAACCCAGCACCTGTTACTAGCGACAATAATTCAGCAAAAGAAGGGTCTGTATGTAACGAGAGTCAACATTCTAAATCAGCTAATGGAAGTTGGGCTAATCTGACCgaagaaacaaaacaaataaacttatCGGAAGATAGTATCGGACATTCACGTAACCCAAGTGAAATAGATAGTTTGGATTCAAATTACGTACGTAAGCATTATAACTTTGAGgctcatttaaaaaattgtaaggAAGGCTCTCCATCTACAGGCCGATCTCTAGCTTCACCGAGTTGTAAAGACTTATATATTGCTACTGATGAACATGATAGTGAAAATGAATGTAGACTAAAATCAAAAACCCCAAACTCAGCGTGTAAAGAAAGAGGACCAAGTGCGCAAAgtcaaagaaataattataatgaaatagaTAGTTGTCACGTGGATGATCACGTAACATACGACAAAATATCGATTCAAAGTAAAGAGATTGACGTGAAAGATAATCAAACGGACCTTTATGGAAATTGCAATGAAATAAAGGACAACGGTGACAGTCAATCTATTATTTCTGAAAACGACGGAACAATATCAAGTCCACCAGATAGCATCACTTcatatatttctatttctattgcTTCATCAACGGAAAAATCGCACAAGTTAGAATACCTGGCACATTCATTAGCAGAAAAAATTGATGAATATTGTGACTCACAGAATCGTGAGTCAAACCAAATATCTACAAAATCACCTGTATTGAATTCAGAAAATCAACCAGATAAAGAACCTATTTACACATCagtacaaaagaaaaaaacatttgcTGATTTACGTAGGGAATCCTTTGCCAGAAAGCAAAATTCGTACcaagaaaacataaataacgGACACGCTGATACGTATGTAAGTCGGACTTATATTGATACAGAAACATATGATAAAAGAAATACTTGCGcatcaaaaaatataactacagAACCTTTCGTTACTACACTAATAGAAAATCAGTATTACTCCTTGCCCGATATAAATATAAGCAAGTGTCTGAGGAAATCTGAAAGGATTGATGCACAATTAAGAGAAGAAGATCCAGAGGACAATCCCTGTGAAAATACGTATGAAGTGGCACAAACACATTTTAGAGAAATATTGTGCAATAAAAGTAACGAAAATTACGGACAACTTAATAAATCCCTTATAAATATCACCTCTGACCACAAATTATCACATAATACATCTATTTACTTACCTGAATATTCTGAACCTCAAAGTTTACAAAACTGTACGAAATTAGAAGACGATTTAAAGTCAATTATAACTATTGAAAGTTCCAATGCTGACGATCACGCTAAAGAATTTCTTTTAGATAACCATCAAAACGAAagagaaataaatgaaatagaaGGCACAATCCGTAACACTAAATTAGTCACCAAATCGGAAAGCTTGGCAGTAAATTCAGACTCTATAAATAGAcaagaatataaaatactaaaatcatTTTCGAATGACAATATTCCTAAAAGTGTAACGGGAAAAGCAAAGACAAATATCAAGAAGCACTATTCCTTAAGACAACGTGATCCAGTTGATTCTGTTCCAATTCCAAGTCCTGATACTGTAATAAGAGGCCTAAGAAATAAAGATACAAGCAGAGTGTTTTCCAATCCATCATTTgcagaagaaataaaaaatcactGTCTACTATCTCGAGTAAAATCGTTTAAATCTTCTCAACATTCAAAGATTGATATTGTCCCTTTAAGTGGTCATCAAACACTTGTTATAGATCCGCCCTTGAATCAAAGTACAGATAAACCCAGACCTACTAAACACTTAGAGGAAGAATTCACCACTTGTTCGAAAAATAATAACGATAAAGTAATAAGTTCATATGAAGAAACACCAGATACAATAAAACCTTGCGAAACACAGACCAAAGAAACAAATTCTTCGGAGACTAAGGAGTCATTTTTCacgataaaattaaacaaagtaGTCAAGACAAATCTACAGAAATTGCATGCTAATACTTGTGATCATATAGACTTGAATACACAGCAGGTGATTAACAAACCAccatcaaaattaattataaaagacCATAAAAACTATTCACTTACCCGACAATTTGATACCACGAATAGTAAAATGACTCGGCCTCAGATACTACAAGTAGTTGATTCcaaaagtaagaaatataataacactCTAGAGAAGAGTAAACCATGTGAAAAACTGGAAACTAATAACAATAAAGGGGAAGACAACCAAGACAGTAACGACTTATCAAGAGTACCTAAAATGGAAAATTGCCAAGTGAAAGATAAATTAGATGATGCTATTAAAACAGACATTGAATATCAAGTAAAAATTAACTCAGTGAAAAATTACTGGTCACAATTGATAGATAAATCTCctgatcatttaaataaacaggAAAAAGAAGAAAGTGACCTTCCGAATCAATTAAACCAAGGAGAGGATAATgaagtagaaaaaaaaatttctaaGCCGTTAAGCAAAGATAATACTAGTTTCATTCCCGAAGTATCCGTgggtaaaataattaaatcattagAGAACGTTAAAATTGTCGACAgcatcaaaaaaataagtcAAGCTAAATTACAATTATGGAAAGATGATACAGAGAAGGTAAAGAGCGATTCAGAAATAGAAGAAGCACCtattgaaaaaattgtaaaagatAATGTGAATACTCAAAATTTCTATCAAACACCCAAAACGGagaacaataaacaaaaaactgAATCAGACTCCTACAGAGATACTCCAGAAATAGAAATAGTAGAATTAAGCAGTGACGATAACCAAAATCAAAAAACACAAGCAACTTTAATAAAAGCTAAAGGATATGAGAAGGGCTGTGACGATTTCGATCATGTTCGTTATAAAGTTATGAAATCAGAATTATTTAAGAATAGTATGATCGCGAATTACCGTAAAGAAGCACAATTTGACGGATTACTACAATATTTGCAGGATTATAGCTTTCAGGAACTTCTgacaaataataacattgtTATCATTGAACCAGTCAGAACGAAAGTGGAACCAGcacctaaaaaaataaataacaccgACCCGTATAAAATTCATCCAAGTCAACTAAAAAAGAATGAGTGCTTGTCACAAACAGAGAAGACGAAAAATGCTATACGAAGACACTTTTTCTATCATCCAATAAgagtaaataaagaaataatagaaGAAGAATTACCTAATCCGGATACTGtaaaaaaagtaagaaatttATTTGAAGATACATTGAAAATGAAAAGCCCGATGACTCAGGATCCACCATTAGTAGAAGAAAATGTAGGCCTCACAAGGCGTTCCACGTCTTACAGGAACCTGACAGAGGAagttaaaagcaataaaagtGTTGGAAGGAAGAAAATAGTACGCCAATTAACTATCGATACAAACTTTGGTCATAAAAAATGGGACAATGCCAGTCTGTCCAGTGGAGTTTCAAGTGGTGACTTAAGTTCCAACAATGATTACGAAGCTGATGCTCTTAGTCCAtactcaaataaaaatattaaagataatGCATATAGTTCAAGTGAGGAATATCTTTGCGATTCCGCAAATCAAGACTTTTGTTGTGAAAGCCAATATGTCAGCCcagatattttgaaaaaaattcgaGAATGCGGAACTTCTGTTACCTATTATGGTGGTAAAgtattaaattctaaaatggGTTCAAATGTGAGTCCAATGACAAAAGCAATTAtggatgaaataaaaagtttgCAGCGAAACTGTAGCACAAATTGTTATTCATGCCAAACAAAATGTAAGGGAGAAAAATGCGCCTGTTTAATAGCAGATAAGCACCGGCAAAATCTAGCAGAAAAAGAATCACAACGCGCTATTGAATCTGAAAATATCTCAACCCCAGAAAAACAATTAAGGACAGATCATTTTCCaggatttaaatttaaacttgtCAAATCAAATAGTTGTAGTAGTCGATTAGAACTTACAGGTACAGATGATAACAAAACCTTAAAACGGTTTAGAAGACAGAATTCAAAAGATGATCCCCCTTTAGTACACGATGAAGAAAATTCCGTGAAGAACAAAATTTGCCGATTAGAAAGTTATAGTAAAGGACAAATAAAAacaccaattaaaattaaaaacaatgacGAAAAGACAAAATATCAATCGGAACAAAGTAAAAATACTGAATTAAAAATCAAAGACAGCGTAAATAAcgaaaataaatctagcaCTGACCAGGAAACAGATAGCCAGAAAGATCAAATACAAGATATTGCTTCAGGTGACAATCACAGTTTTGAAAAGAAATtctattatgttaataataatctagaATACAACAAAGTAGACACTGTGGGGAAATTTGGAGAAATGGTCTTCGAAGAATTTGAAGTGTTAGAAAACTGCTACGATAGTTTAAATAGCAATAAgtctttgaaataa